Part of the Pseudomonadota bacterium genome, GCCTTTTATAATTCAAATTCTTGCTAACATCTTTAGCCCCCACAAAACCGATATCTATTTCCCCATGTTCCATTTTTCCGATTATCTCTTTTGAATCGGAAATAATCAGTTTCACTTTGATACCGTCATATTTTTGCTTAAATATATTCAATGCCTGCGGAATGATATAGATACCGGGGATACTGCTTGCGCCCACAAGAATACTTCCTGTTTTAAGTCCTTTAAAGGCATCGATTGCCTCTATCATTTCTTTTTTAAGAGATATAAAATCTTTTGCATAACGAAGAAGAAGCTCACCAGCCCTTGTGAGGGCTACGCTCCGTTTTGTCCTGTCGAGCAGCTTTATTTTAAAGTAATTTTCTAAATCTATTATCTGTTTGCTTACTGTGGGCTGGGTACAGTAAAGCTCTTCCGCTGCCTTTGAAAAGCTTTTTAATTCTGTGATCTTTACAAATGTTTCCAAGTGTCTCAGTTCCATAACTTAAAAACTATGATATATATCCTTTGAATGCAACTAAAATGATACTTTAGTATATATGATACTGCGAATATACTCAACCTCTTTACCACAGTTAGGCTCCAAAAAAAATTGACAATCAATACCTCCGTAAGCTACTCTAAAACGTTTTGAAGTTAAATACTATTTAGCTCACACCGTGAGCGAGAGGGGGAGTCCGGGGTAGAACCTGTGAAATAATCCCCTCATCCGTAACTATTCCGTGGATTAAGTGTGCCGTATATGGTATAATTAACCAGTAAATACAATATGTTGGGGGTATCGGTGGATAATGTGGAGGGAC contains:
- a CDS encoding selenium metabolism-associated LysR family transcriptional regulator, with the protein product MELRHLETFVKITELKSFSKAAEELYCTQPTVSKQIIDLENYFKIKLLDRTKRSVALTRAGELLLRYAKDFISLKKEMIEAIDAFKGLKTGSILVGASSIPGIYIIPQALNIFKQKYDGIKVKLIISDSKEIIGKMEHGEIDIGFVGAKDVSKNLNYKRLFDDTIVIAAPKSFPDSINIKDLRDYPIIIRETGSGTRDCFDSALRRLHIDITDNLKVVAELTDTEAIKETVKHGLGMTYISKMAIESEVKKGAVKILRIDGLKELRRSFFIITKKGKTILPHVRALMDTMDTWRRNEKN